The Salvelinus namaycush isolate Seneca chromosome 8, SaNama_1.0, whole genome shotgun sequence genome has a segment encoding these proteins:
- the LOC120052913 gene encoding uncharacterized protein LOC120052913 isoform X2, with amino-acid sequence MANCMVFHTQIASIMEVLANAAVAEICKLVDDDYAVFRLEITQSQKENMALRRKLLELKVARERAERTVRERVLASRPSSVKILDRYRGMARGEGHLTGGNRSFVKPAGHNTWRDGQPITVDERSGTSTHHVIVMESADPEAVGPGVKQERSGGEEDPRHSRDIQTGAASGAPPVATEDPAPAQPRIRHSITEVSGTQNAVLKSETDTETLTVTHRFLHTGSDHRSDPERLRPLGCPPAPGSEYLPVFHQRMVNSRGDVDGDALDTGSDDPSCSYTTEMDSGKMHLGLETQTDLSRGDWNRYSSSVYSKGCLDKKGEVIVVDEVKVEGDAPPTWNTDSHLGDGHSQGRDFLNYRGSLETNLNVATQSSLDAFRGRDPVFTSMAPSDSHGQILFDQVLNSNDRARAQAQGEGATSGNSKEKRFLCMFCNKGFSCPQKVERHQRVHTGEKPFSCTQCEKRFSRQDNLKMHQRVHTGEKPFSCTQCHMRFALAGNLKMHLKVHTGERPFACTHCGKRFSERRYLRIHQQKNHATL; translated from the exons atggctaactgtatggtttttcacactcaaatagcctccattatggaggtgctagcgaatgcagccgtggcagagatctgtaaactcgtagacgacgactatgcagtgtttcgtttggaaataactcaaagccagaaagaaaacatGGCATTGCGGAGGAAACTACTGGAACTGAAGGTGGCACGGGAGCGCGCAGAGAGGACAGTGCGAGAGCGCGTTCTCGCCAGTCGTCCCAGTAGTGTCAAGATCCtcgaccgatacagaggaatggcaagag gtgaaggacatctcactggaggcaacaggagctttgtgaagccagcgggacacaatacatggagagatggccaaccaatcactgttgatgagAGAAGTGGAACCTCAACCCATCATGTTATTGTGATGGAG TCTGCAGATCCAGAGGCTGTAGGTCCTGGGGTCAAACAGGAGAggtctggaggagaggaagacccacgacacagcagagacatccagactggaGCAGCGTCTGGAGCGCCCCCTGTAGCAACGGAGGACCCCGCCCCAGCACAGCCCAGGATCCGACACAGCatcacggaggtcagtggaacgcAGAACGCCGTCCTCAAGTCAGAGACCGACACAGAGACTTTAACTGTAACACACAGGTTCTTACACACAGGATCTGACCACAgatcagacccagagagactAAGGCCACTGGGCTGTCCTCCTGCTCCCGGCTCAGAATATTTACCGGTATTTCACCAGAGGATGGTTAATTCCCGTGGGGATGTTGATGGTGACGCATTAGACACTGGCAGTGATGATCCATCTTGTTCTTACACTACAGAGATGGATTCTGGCAAAATGCACTTGGGTTTAGAGACCCAGACTGATCTGTCTAGAGGGGACTGGAaccggtacagtagtagtgtatactctaaagggtgcctagataagaaaggggaggttATAGTGGTAGATGAGGTGAAAGTGGAGGGCGATGCTCCTCCCACATGGAATACAGATAGTCACCTAGGAGACGGACACTCACAGGGCAGAGATTTCTTAAATTACAGGGGTAGCTTAGAGACTAATCTAAATGTCGCCACCCAATCCTCTTTAGATGCGTTCAGGGGTCGTGACCCAGTGTTCACGTCGATGGCACCTTCCGATTCACACGGCCAGATCCTTTTCGATCAGGTATTGAACTCAAACGACAGGGCTAGAGCCCAGGCTCAGGGAGAAGGAGCCACATCAGGCAATAGTAAGGAGAAACGattcctctgcatgttctgtaacaaaggcttcagctgcccccagaaggtggagaggcaccagagggtccacacaggggagaaacccttcagctgtacccagtgtgagaagaggttctcccgcCAGGACAACCTAAAGatgcaccagagggtccacactggggagaaacccttcagctgtacccagtgtcacatgcgcttcGCCCTGGCTGGCAAcctgaagatgcacctgaaggtccacacgggaGAACGGCCGTTCGCCTGTACGCACtgcgggaagaggttctcagagaggagatacctcaggatacaccagcagaaaaaccATGCCACTCTATGA